The Pseudomonas azotoformans genome has a segment encoding these proteins:
- a CDS encoding cation acetate symporter — MIGRLLTLLGASFFAPALWAADALTGEVHKQPLNVSAIVMFVAFVGATLCITYWASKRNKSAADYYAAGGKITGFQNGLAIAGDYMSAASFLGISALVYTSGYDGLIYSIGFLVGWPIILFLIAERLRNLGKYTFADVASYRLGQTQIRSLSACGSLVVVAFYLIAQMVGAGKLIQLLFGLDYHVAVILVGILMVMYVLFGGMLATTWVQIIKAVLLLSGASFMALMVMKHVNFDFNALFSEAIKVHPKGEAIMSPGGLVKDPISAFSLGLALMFGTAGLPHILMRFFTVSDAKEARKSVFYATGFIGYFYILTFIIGFGAILLVSTNPAFKDAAGALLGGNNMAAVHLANAVGGSIFLGFISAVAFATILAVVAGLTLAGASAVSHDLYASVIKKGKANDKDEIRVSKITTVALGVLAIGLGILFESQNIAFMVGLAFSIAASCNFPVLLLSMYWKNLTTRGAMIGGWLGLISAVGLMVLGPTIWVSILHHEKAIFPYEYPALFSMIIAFVGIWFFSITDKSAAAEKERALYFPQFVRSQTGLGSSGAVSH; from the coding sequence CGAAGTGCACAAGCAACCCCTGAACGTTTCGGCCATCGTGATGTTTGTCGCGTTTGTCGGCGCCACCCTGTGCATCACCTACTGGGCTTCCAAGCGTAACAAATCGGCGGCCGACTACTATGCGGCCGGCGGCAAGATCACCGGTTTCCAGAACGGCCTGGCGATTGCCGGTGACTACATGTCGGCGGCGTCCTTCCTGGGGATTTCCGCGCTGGTCTACACCTCCGGTTATGACGGCCTGATCTACTCGATCGGCTTCCTGGTGGGCTGGCCGATCATTCTGTTCCTGATCGCCGAGCGCCTGCGTAACCTGGGCAAGTACACCTTTGCCGACGTGGCGTCCTATCGCCTGGGCCAGACTCAGATCCGCAGCCTCTCGGCCTGTGGTTCGCTGGTGGTGGTGGCGTTCTACCTGATCGCGCAGATGGTGGGTGCGGGCAAGCTGATTCAGCTGCTGTTTGGCCTGGACTATCACGTTGCGGTGATCCTGGTCGGCATCTTGATGGTGATGTATGTCCTGTTCGGCGGCATGCTGGCGACCACCTGGGTACAGATCATCAAGGCGGTGCTGTTGCTGTCCGGTGCCTCGTTCATGGCACTGATGGTGATGAAGCACGTCAACTTCGACTTCAATGCCCTGTTCTCCGAGGCGATCAAGGTTCACCCTAAAGGTGAGGCGATCATGAGCCCCGGCGGCTTGGTGAAAGACCCGATTTCAGCCTTCTCCCTCGGGCTTGCGCTGATGTTCGGTACCGCTGGCCTGCCACACATCCTGATGCGCTTCTTCACCGTCAGCGACGCGAAAGAAGCCCGCAAGAGCGTGTTCTACGCCACCGGTTTCATTGGTTACTTCTACATCCTGACCTTTATCATCGGCTTTGGCGCGATTCTGCTGGTCAGCACCAACCCGGCGTTCAAGGATGCCGCAGGCGCCTTGCTGGGCGGTAACAACATGGCGGCGGTGCACCTGGCCAACGCGGTGGGTGGCAGTATTTTCCTGGGCTTCATCTCGGCCGTGGCCTTCGCCACCATCCTTGCGGTGGTTGCCGGCTTGACCCTGGCCGGTGCGTCGGCGGTGTCCCATGACCTGTACGCCAGCGTGATCAAGAAAGGCAAGGCCAACGACAAGGATGAGATTCGCGTCTCGAAGATCACCACTGTCGCCTTGGGCGTGCTGGCTATCGGCCTGGGTATCCTGTTCGAAAGCCAGAACATTGCGTTCATGGTTGGCCTGGCGTTCTCCATTGCCGCCAGCTGTAACTTCCCGGTGCTGCTGCTTTCCATGTACTGGAAAAACCTCACCACCCGTGGCGCGATGATTGGCGGCTGGCTGGGCTTGATCAGTGCCGTTGGCCTGATGGTGCTGGGCCCGACCATCTGGGTGTCGATCCTGCACCATGAAAAAGCCATCTTCCCTTATGAGTACCCGGCGCTGTTCTCGATGATCATTGCGTTCGTCGGCATCTGGTTCTTCTCCATCACCGACAAGTCGGCGGCGGCAGAGAAAGAGCGTGCGCTGTACTTCCCACAGTTTGTGCGTTCGCAGACTGGTCTGGGATCGAGTGGGGCGGTGTCTCACTAA
- the gltA gene encoding citrate synthase, with protein sequence MADKKAQLIIEGAAPVELPILTGTVGPDVIDVRGLTATGRFTFDPGFMSTASCESKITYIDGDNGILLHRGYPIEQLAEQSDYLETCYLLLNGELPTAEQKAQFVSTVKNHTMVHEQLKTFFNGFRRDAHPMAVMCGVVGALSAFYHDSLDINNPQHREISAIRLVAKMPTLAAMVYKYSMGQPMMYPRNDLTYAENFLHMMFNTPCEIKPISPVLAAAMDKIFILHADHEQNASTSTVRLAGSSGANPFACIAAGIAALWGPAHGGANEAVLTMLDEIGDVSNIDKFIAKAKDKNDPFKLMGFGHRVYKNRDPRATVMKKTCDEVLKELGIKNDPQLELAMRLEEIALTDPYFIERSLYPNVDFYSGIILKAIGIPTSMFTVIFALARTVGWISHWKEMLSSPYKIGRPRQLYTGYESRDITKLEDRK encoded by the coding sequence ATGGCTGACAAAAAAGCGCAGTTGATCATCGAGGGCGCAGCCCCCGTCGAGCTGCCCATTTTAACCGGCACCGTTGGTCCCGATGTTATCGACGTACGGGGCCTGACGGCCACGGGCCGTTTCACATTCGACCCAGGCTTCATGTCGACCGCCTCTTGCGAGTCGAAGATCACCTATATCGACGGTGATAATGGCATTTTGCTGCATCGCGGCTACCCGATCGAGCAGCTTGCTGAACAGTCGGACTATCTGGAAACCTGCTACCTGCTGCTAAATGGCGAATTGCCAACAGCCGAGCAGAAAGCCCAGTTCGTCAGCACCGTGAAGAACCACACCATGGTTCACGAGCAGCTGAAGACCTTTTTCAACGGCTTCCGTCGCGACGCCCACCCGATGGCCGTCATGTGCGGTGTGGTCGGCGCCCTGTCGGCCTTCTATCACGACTCCCTCGACATCAATAACCCGCAGCATCGCGAAATTTCCGCGATCCGCCTGGTTGCAAAGATGCCGACCCTGGCCGCAATGGTTTACAAGTACTCCATGGGCCAGCCCATGATGTACCCGCGCAACGACCTGACGTACGCGGAAAACTTCCTGCACATGATGTTCAACACCCCGTGCGAGATCAAACCGATCAGCCCGGTGCTCGCTGCCGCGATGGACAAGATCTTCATCCTCCACGCCGACCACGAGCAGAACGCATCGACCTCTACAGTGCGCCTGGCGGGTTCTTCGGGTGCCAACCCGTTCGCCTGTATCGCCGCCGGTATCGCCGCACTGTGGGGCCCTGCCCACGGCGGTGCGAACGAAGCCGTATTGACCATGCTCGATGAAATCGGCGATGTGTCCAACATCGACAAGTTCATCGCCAAGGCCAAGGACAAGAACGATCCGTTCAAGTTGATGGGCTTCGGTCACCGGGTCTACAAGAACCGCGACCCGCGCGCCACCGTGATGAAAAAGACCTGCGACGAAGTGTTGAAGGAACTGGGCATCAAGAACGATCCGCAACTCGAACTGGCCATGCGCCTGGAAGAGATCGCCCTGACCGACCCGTATTTCATCGAACGCTCGCTGTACCCGAACGTCGACTTCTACTCGGGGATCATCCTCAAGGCGATCGGCATTCCAACCAGCATGTTCACCGTGATCTTCGCCCTGGCGCGGACCGTGGGCTGGATCTCCCACTGGAAAGAAATGCTCTCCAGCCCGTACAAGATTGGCCGCCCGCGCCAGCTGTACACCGGCTACGAGTCGCGTGACATCACCAAGCTGGAAGATCGCAAGTAA
- a CDS encoding 2-oxoglutarate dehydrogenase E1 component — MQESVMQRMWNSGYLSGGNAAYVEELYELYLHDPNAVPEEWRTKFQTLSSDGNAATDVSHATIRDQFVLLAKNQRRAQPVSAGSVSSEHEKKQVEVLRLIQAYRMRGHQAAQLDPLGLWKRPAPADLSINHYGLTNADLDTTFRAGDLFIGKEEASLREIHEALQQTYCRTIGAEFTHITDSEQRHWFQHRLEGVRGRPVLSADVRSHLLERVTAAEGLEKYLGTKYPGTKRFGLEGGESLIPMLDELIQRSGSYGTKEIVIGMAHRGRLNVLVNTFGKNPRELFDEFEGKKKVELGSGDVKYHQGFSSNVMTTGGEVHLAMAFNPSHLEIVSPVVEGSVRARQDRRNDTTGEKVLPISIHGDAAFAGQGVVLETFQMSQTRGFKTGGTVHIVINNQVGFTISNPLDARSTEYATDVAKMIQAPILHVNGDDPEAVLFVTQLAIDYRMQFKRDVVIDLVCYRRRGHNEADEPSGTQPLMYQQITKQRTTRELYAESLTKAGVVDDARVQAKVDEYRNALDNGLHVVKSLVKEPNKELFVDWRPYLGHAWTARHDTSFDLKTLQELSAKLLEIPEGFVVQRQVAKIYEDRQKMQAGGLPINWGYAETMAYATLAFEGHPIRMTGQDIGRGTFSHRHAVLHNQKDAGTYIPLQNLYEGQPRFDLYDSFLSEEAVLAFEYGYSTTTPNALVIWEAQFGDFANGAQVVIDQFITSGEHKWGRLCGLTMLLPHGYEGQGPEHSSARLERYLQLCAEHNIQVCVPTTPAQIYHLLRRQVIRPLRKPLVVLTPKSLLRHKLAISTLEDLADGSFQTVIPEIDTLDAAKVTRLVLCSGKVYYDLLEKRRAEGREDIAIVRIEQLYPFPEDDLMEAIAPYTNLTNVVWCQEEPMNQGAWYSSQHHLRRSMGNHNKALNLEYAGRDASAAPACGYASMHAEQQEKLLQDAFTV; from the coding sequence ATGCAAGAAAGCGTGATGCAGCGCATGTGGAACAGCGGCTATCTTTCAGGTGGTAACGCTGCCTATGTGGAAGAGCTTTATGAGCTCTACCTGCACGACCCTAACGCTGTGCCAGAAGAATGGCGCACCAAATTTCAGACGTTGTCTTCAGACGGCAACGCTGCCACCGATGTATCGCACGCCACAATTCGCGATCAGTTTGTGCTGCTGGCAAAGAACCAGCGCCGCGCCCAACCGGTTTCCGCCGGCAGCGTGAGCAGTGAGCACGAGAAGAAGCAAGTTGAAGTACTGCGACTGATCCAGGCCTACCGGATGCGCGGCCACCAGGCGGCCCAGCTTGACCCGCTGGGGCTCTGGAAGCGTCCTGCACCTGCTGACCTGTCGATCAATCATTACGGCTTGACCAATGCCGATCTTGATACGACCTTCCGTGCCGGCGACCTGTTCATCGGCAAAGAGGAAGCGAGCCTACGCGAAATTCACGAAGCGTTGCAGCAGACATATTGCCGCACCATCGGCGCTGAGTTCACGCACATCACCGATTCCGAGCAACGCCACTGGTTCCAGCATCGCCTGGAAGGTGTGCGCGGTCGTCCGGTTTTGTCCGCAGACGTACGCAGCCACTTGCTTGAGCGCGTAACCGCTGCCGAAGGCCTGGAAAAATACCTGGGTACCAAATACCCGGGCACCAAGCGTTTCGGTCTGGAAGGCGGCGAAAGCCTGATCCCGATGCTCGACGAGCTGATCCAGCGTTCCGGTTCCTACGGCACCAAGGAAATCGTGATCGGCATGGCCCACCGTGGTCGCCTGAACGTGTTGGTCAACACCTTCGGCAAGAACCCGCGTGAGCTGTTCGACGAGTTCGAAGGCAAGAAGAAGGTCGAGCTGGGTTCCGGTGACGTTAAATACCACCAGGGTTTCTCGTCCAACGTGATGACCACCGGCGGTGAAGTTCACCTGGCCATGGCCTTCAACCCATCCCACCTGGAAATCGTTTCTCCAGTGGTCGAGGGTTCGGTCCGTGCTCGCCAGGATCGTCGTAACGACACCACCGGTGAAAAGGTCCTGCCGATTTCCATCCACGGTGACGCGGCATTCGCCGGTCAAGGCGTGGTCCTGGAAACGTTCCAGATGTCGCAGACCCGCGGCTTCAAGACTGGCGGTACCGTTCACATCGTCATCAACAACCAGGTTGGCTTCACCATCAGCAACCCGCTGGACGCGCGCTCCACCGAGTACGCGACCGACGTTGCCAAGATGATCCAGGCGCCGATCCTCCATGTGAATGGTGATGATCCGGAAGCCGTGTTGTTCGTGACCCAGTTGGCCATTGACTACCGCATGCAGTTCAAGCGTGACGTGGTGATCGACCTGGTCTGCTACCGCCGTCGCGGTCACAACGAAGCCGACGAACCAAGCGGCACCCAGCCGTTGATGTACCAGCAGATCACCAAGCAGCGCACCACCCGTGAGCTGTACGCCGAAAGCCTGACCAAGGCCGGCGTGGTTGACGATGCGCGTGTTCAGGCCAAGGTCGATGAATACCGCAACGCGCTGGACAATGGTCTGCATGTTGTAAAAAGCCTGGTCAAAGAGCCGAACAAAGAACTGTTCGTCGACTGGCGTCCGTACCTGGGCCACGCCTGGACTGCGCGTCACGATACGTCGTTCGATCTGAAAACCTTGCAGGAATTGTCCGCCAAGCTGCTGGAAATTCCTGAAGGCTTCGTGGTTCAGCGCCAAGTGGCGAAGATCTACGAAGACCGTCAGAAGATGCAAGCCGGCGGCCTGCCGATCAACTGGGGTTACGCCGAAACCATGGCGTACGCGACCCTGGCGTTCGAAGGTCACCCGATCCGCATGACCGGCCAGGACATCGGCCGTGGTACGTTCTCGCACCGTCACGCGGTATTGCACAACCAGAAAGACGCGGGCACCTACATCCCGTTGCAGAACCTGTACGAAGGCCAGCCACGTTTCGACCTGTACGATTCGTTCCTGTCCGAAGAAGCGGTTCTGGCGTTCGAATACGGTTACTCGACCACCACGCCAAACGCGCTGGTGATCTGGGAAGCCCAGTTCGGCGACTTCGCCAACGGCGCCCAGGTGGTGATCGACCAGTTCATCACCAGCGGCGAGCACAAGTGGGGTCGCCTGTGCGGTCTGACCATGCTGCTGCCACACGGTTATGAAGGTCAGGGTCCTGAGCACTCCTCGGCCCGTCTGGAGCGTTACCTGCAGCTGTGCGCCGAGCACAACATCCAGGTGTGCGTGCCGACTACCCCGGCCCAGATCTACCACTTGCTGCGTCGCCAGGTAATCCGCCCGCTGCGCAAGCCGCTGGTAGTGCTGACGCCGAAGTCGCTGTTGCGTCATAAATTGGCCATCTCGACCCTGGAAGATCTGGCGGATGGTTCGTTCCAGACCGTGATTCCAGAAATCGACACGCTGGACGCGGCAAAAGTGACTCGCCTGGTCCTGTGCAGCGGCAAGGTCTATTACGACTTGCTGGAAAAACGCCGTGCCGAAGGCCGCGAAGACATCGCCATCGTGCGTATCGAGCAGCTTTACCCGTTCCCGGAAGACGACCTGATGGAGGCCATCGCGCCTTACACCAACCTCACCAACGTGGTGTGGTGCCAGGAAGAACCGATGAACCAGGGCGCGTGGTACAGCAGCCAGCATCATTTGCGTCGCAGCATGGGTAACCACAACAAGGCGCTGAACCTGGAGTACGCCGGTCGTGATGCTTCTGCAGCACCTGCGTGTGGTTATGCGTCGATGCACGCCGAGCAGCAGGAAAAACTGCTGCAAGATGCTTTCACTGTTTAA
- the sdhC gene encoding succinate dehydrogenase, cytochrome b556 subunit gives MNSQRPVNLDLRTIKLPITGVTSFLHRVSGIILFLGLGIMLYALSKSLGSEEGYAEVKACLTSPLAKFVAWGLLSALLYHLVAGVRHLIMDAGIGETLEGGRLGSKIIIAISVVLIVLAGVWIW, from the coding sequence GTGAATAGCCAACGACCTGTAAACCTAGACCTAAGGACCATCAAACTCCCCATCACCGGCGTTACGTCGTTCCTGCACCGTGTTTCCGGCATCATCCTGTTCCTGGGCTTGGGCATCATGCTTTATGCATTGAGCAAATCCCTGGGTTCCGAGGAAGGTTACGCCGAGGTGAAGGCATGCTTGACCAGCCCGCTGGCCAAGTTCGTAGCATGGGGCCTCCTGTCCGCTCTGCTGTATCACCTGGTAGCCGGTGTGCGCCACTTGATCATGGATGCGGGTATCGGTGAGACGCTGGAAGGCGGCCGCCTGGGCTCGAAAATCATCATCGCCATTTCCGTGGTGCTGATCGTTCTGGCAGGAGTTTGGATATGGTAA
- a CDS encoding succinate dehydrogenase iron-sulfur subunit: MLKVSVYRYNPDQDAAPFMQEFQVDTGGKDLMVLDVLALIKEQDEGFSYRRSCREGVCGSDGMNINGKNGLACITPLSAVVKGNKLIVRPLPGLPVIRDLVVDMSIFYKQYEKVKPFLQNDTPAPAIERLQSPEEREKLDGLYECILCACCSTSCPSFWWNPDKFLGPAALLQAYRFLADSRDTKTSERLASLDDPFSVFRCRGIMNCVNVCPKGLNPTKAIGHIRNMLLQSGV, translated from the coding sequence ATGTTGAAAGTCAGTGTTTATCGCTACAACCCTGATCAGGACGCTGCGCCGTTCATGCAGGAATTCCAGGTCGATACCGGTGGTAAAGACCTGATGGTGCTGGATGTATTGGCACTGATCAAAGAGCAGGACGAAGGTTTCTCCTATCGTCGCTCTTGCCGTGAAGGTGTGTGCGGTTCCGACGGCATGAACATCAACGGCAAAAACGGCCTGGCGTGCATCACGCCGCTGTCCGCCGTGGTCAAAGGCAACAAGCTGATCGTTCGTCCTCTGCCAGGTTTGCCGGTTATCCGTGACCTGGTCGTCGATATGAGCATCTTCTACAAGCAATACGAGAAAGTTAAGCCGTTCCTGCAGAACGACACGCCGGCTCCGGCCATCGAGCGTCTGCAGTCCCCGGAAGAGCGCGAGAAGCTCGACGGTCTGTACGAGTGCATCCTGTGCGCTTGCTGCTCGACCTCTTGCCCGTCCTTCTGGTGGAACCCGGACAAGTTCCTGGGTCCAGCTGCCCTGCTGCAAGCGTACCGCTTCCTGGCAGACAGCCGTGATACCAAGACGTCCGAGCGTCTGGCTTCGCTGGATGACCCGTTCAGCGTATTCCGCTGCCGCGGGATCATGAACTGCGTCAACGTATGTCCCAAAGGCCTGAACCCGACTAAGGCCATTGGTCACATCCGTAACATGCTGCTGCAGAGCGGCGTGTAA
- the sdhA gene encoding succinate dehydrogenase flavoprotein subunit, translated as MANIPTISFDAIIIGGGGAGMRAALQLAQGGHKTAVITKVFPTRSHTVSAQGGITCAIASADPNDDWRWHMYDTVKGSDYIGDQDAIEYMCQEGPAAVFELDHMGLPFSRTEQGRIYQRPFGGQSKDYGKGGQAARTCAASDRTGHALLHTLYQGNLKAGTTFLNEYYAVDLVKNAQGEFVGVIAICIETGETTYIRAKATVLATGGAGRIYASTTNALINTGDGVGMALRAGVPVQDIEMWQFHPTGIAGAGVLVTEGCRGEGGYLINKHGERFMERYAPNAKDLAGRDVVARSMVKEIIAGNGCGPNGDHVLLKLDHLGEEVLHSRLPGICELSKTFAHVDPVVAPVPVVPTCHYMMGGVPTNIHGQAITQNAEGQDEIIHGLFAVGEVACVSVHGANRLGGNSLLDLVVFGRAAGLHLEKALTDGIEYDDATDANIEAALARLNALNERTDGEDVATLRRELQSCMQNYFGVFRTGEYMQKGIAQLADLRKRIANVKINDKSQAFNTARIEALELQNLLEVAEATAIAAEVRKESRGAHAREDFEDRDDENWLCHTLYFPGDKRVTKRAVNFSPKTVPTFEPKIRTY; from the coding sequence ATGGCTAACATTCCAACTATTTCATTCGACGCCATCATCATTGGTGGCGGCGGTGCTGGCATGCGCGCTGCGCTGCAGCTGGCCCAGGGCGGTCACAAGACTGCCGTGATCACCAAAGTGTTCCCGACCCGTTCCCATACCGTGTCGGCCCAGGGTGGCATCACCTGCGCCATCGCTTCTGCCGATCCGAACGATGACTGGCGCTGGCACATGTACGATACCGTCAAGGGTTCCGACTATATCGGTGACCAGGACGCTATCGAATACATGTGTCAGGAAGGCCCGGCCGCGGTGTTCGAGCTGGATCACATGGGTCTGCCGTTCTCCCGTACCGAGCAAGGCCGCATCTACCAGCGTCCATTCGGCGGTCAGTCGAAGGATTACGGTAAAGGCGGGCAGGCTGCCCGTACCTGCGCCGCTTCCGACCGTACCGGTCACGCGCTGTTGCACACCCTTTATCAGGGCAACCTGAAAGCCGGTACCACGTTCCTGAACGAGTACTACGCTGTCGACCTGGTGAAAAACGCCCAGGGCGAATTTGTCGGTGTAATCGCTATCTGCATCGAAACCGGTGAAACCACCTACATCCGCGCCAAGGCTACCGTGCTGGCGACGGGCGGTGCAGGCCGTATCTACGCTTCTACCACCAATGCCCTGATCAACACCGGTGACGGCGTCGGCATGGCACTGCGTGCTGGCGTACCGGTACAAGACATCGAAATGTGGCAGTTCCACCCGACCGGTATTGCCGGCGCTGGTGTACTGGTTACAGAAGGTTGCCGTGGTGAAGGTGGTTACCTGATCAACAAGCACGGCGAGCGTTTCATGGAGCGTTATGCTCCGAACGCGAAAGACCTTGCCGGTCGTGACGTTGTGGCCCGTTCGATGGTTAAAGAGATCATCGCCGGCAACGGCTGTGGCCCGAATGGCGACCACGTACTGCTCAAGCTCGATCACCTGGGCGAAGAAGTGCTGCACAGCCGTCTGCCAGGTATCTGCGAGCTGTCCAAGACCTTTGCTCACGTTGACCCGGTGGTTGCTCCGGTGCCGGTTGTTCCGACTTGCCACTATATGATGGGCGGCGTGCCGACCAACATCCACGGCCAGGCGATCACCCAGAACGCCGAAGGCCAGGACGAAATCATCCACGGTCTGTTCGCCGTAGGCGAAGTGGCTTGCGTATCGGTACACGGTGCCAACCGCCTGGGCGGCAACTCGCTGCTCGACCTGGTGGTATTCGGCCGTGCTGCTGGCCTGCACCTGGAAAAAGCGCTGACCGACGGCATCGAATACGATGACGCCACCGACGCCAACATCGAAGCTGCCCTGGCTCGCCTGAACGCTCTGAACGAGCGCACCGACGGCGAAGACGTGGCTACTCTGCGTCGCGAGCTGCAAAGCTGCATGCAGAACTACTTCGGTGTGTTCCGTACCGGCGAATACATGCAGAAGGGCATCGCCCAGCTGGCTGATCTGCGCAAGCGTATCGCCAACGTCAAGATCAACGATAAGAGCCAGGCGTTCAACACCGCTCGTATCGAAGCCCTTGAACTGCAAAACCTGCTGGAAGTGGCCGAAGCGACCGCAATCGCTGCCGAGGTTCGTAAAGAATCCCGTGGTGCCCACGCCCGTGAAGACTTTGAAGACCGCGACGACGAAAACTGGTTGTGCCACACCCTGTACTTCCCGGGTGACAAGCGCGTAACCAAGCGTGCCGTGAACTTCTCGCCGAAGACGGTTCCGACGTTTGAACCGAAGATTCGGACTTACTAA
- the odhB gene encoding 2-oxoglutarate dehydrogenase complex dihydrolipoyllysine-residue succinyltransferase, whose product MAIEIKAPSFPESVADGTVATWHKKPGDAVKRDDLIVDIETDKVVLEVLAEADGVLGAIVAEEGATVLSNQVLGSIEEGSAAAAAPAAAPAAAAAPAAAPAAGAEDPIAAPAARQLAEENGINLASVKGTGKDGRITKEDVVAAVEAKKNAPAAAPAKAAAPAAAAPVFAAGDRTEKRVPMTRVRATVAKRLVEAQSNMAMLTTFNEVDMTEVMALRSKYKDLFEKSHNGVRLGFMSFFVKAATEALKRFPAVNASIDGGDIVYHGYADVGVAVSSDRGLVVPVLRNAELMSLAEIEGGIAGFGKKARDGKLTIDEMTGGTFTITNGGTFGSMMSTPIVNPPQAAILGMHNIIQRPMAINGQVVIRPMMYLALSYDHRLIDGKEAVTFLVTIKNLLEDPARLLLDI is encoded by the coding sequence ATGGCTATCGAAATCAAAGCCCCGTCATTCCCGGAATCGGTTGCCGATGGCACCGTTGCCACCTGGCACAAGAAACCAGGCGACGCTGTAAAGCGTGACGACCTGATCGTCGACATCGAGACCGACAAAGTCGTGCTGGAAGTGTTGGCCGAAGCTGACGGCGTGCTGGGCGCAATCGTTGCTGAAGAAGGCGCTACCGTTCTGTCGAACCAGGTACTGGGCTCGATCGAAGAGGGCAGCGCTGCTGCCGCTGCTCCTGCTGCAGCACCGGCAGCCGCCGCTGCCCCTGCCGCCGCTCCGGCTGCTGGCGCTGAAGACCCGATCGCTGCACCGGCTGCCCGTCAGCTGGCTGAAGAGAACGGCATCAACCTGGCGTCCGTCAAAGGCACCGGCAAAGACGGTCGCATCACCAAGGAAGACGTGGTTGCTGCTGTTGAAGCCAAGAAAAACGCTCCAGCTGCCGCACCTGCCAAGGCTGCTGCCCCGGCTGCCGCTGCTCCAGTGTTCGCCGCTGGCGACCGCACCGAGAAGCGTGTACCGATGACTCGCGTACGTGCCACCGTGGCCAAGCGTCTGGTTGAAGCACAGTCGAACATGGCGATGCTGACCACCTTCAACGAAGTCGACATGACCGAAGTCATGGCCCTGCGTTCGAAGTACAAGGATCTGTTCGAGAAGTCCCACAACGGCGTACGCCTGGGCTTCATGTCCTTCTTCGTGAAAGCGGCCACCGAAGCGCTGAAACGCTTCCCGGCTGTCAACGCTTCCATCGACGGCGGCGACATCGTTTACCATGGCTACGCAGACGTCGGCGTAGCCGTATCCAGCGACCGTGGCCTGGTGGTGCCGGTACTGCGTAACGCCGAGCTGATGAGCCTGGCTGAAATCGAAGGCGGCATCGCCGGCTTCGGCAAGAAAGCCCGTGACGGCAAGCTGACCATCGACGAGATGACCGGCGGTACCTTCACCATCACCAACGGTGGTACCTTCGGTTCGATGATGTCGACGCCGATCGTCAACCCGCCACAAGCCGCAATCCTGGGCATGCACAACATCATCCAGCGTCCGATGGCCATCAACGGCCAAGTCGTGATCCGCCCAATGATGTACCTGGCGCTGTCGTACGATCACCGCCTGATCGATGGTAAAGAAGCCGTGACTTTCCTGGTGACCATCAAGAACCTGCTGGAAGACCCGGCTCGTCTGCTGCTGGACATCTAA
- the sdhD gene encoding succinate dehydrogenase, hydrophobic membrane anchor protein produces MVTSVTNLSRSGLYDWMAQRVSAVVLAAYFIFLIGYLVANPGISYEQWHGLFSHNAMRIFSLLALVALGAHAWVGMWTIATDYLTPMALGKSATAVRFLFQAVCGVAMFAYFVWGVQILWGI; encoded by the coding sequence ATGGTAACCAGCGTTACGAACCTTTCGCGTTCGGGCCTCTATGACTGGATGGCACAACGTGTGTCTGCGGTCGTTCTCGCGGCTTATTTCATTTTCCTGATCGGATACCTCGTCGCAAATCCAGGCATCAGCTATGAGCAATGGCATGGCCTGTTTTCCCACAATGCGATGCGAATCTTCAGTCTGCTGGCCCTTGTAGCCCTGGGCGCACACGCCTGGGTCGGCATGTGGACCATCGCGACCGACTACCTGACGCCGATGGCGCTGGGCAAGTCCGCGACTGCAGTACGTTTTCTCTTCCAGGCAGTCTGCGGCGTCGCGATGTTCGCTTACTTCGTCTGGGGTGTGCAGATTCTTTGGGGTATCTGA